A window of Hymenobacter aerilatus contains these coding sequences:
- a CDS encoding DUF502 domain-containing protein — protein MRNLANYFLSGLLVVAPIALTVYILIAAFTWLDHLFYVEGVPGLGLVLLAVLITSIGFLATTFLVRPWLTITQRMLHRMPLVGIIYSSIKDLFAAFVGDNQKFNRPVLVRTNSELPAYRMGFATQENIVALDQPHLVAVYYPHSYNFSGELQLVPVESITYLNISSSEAMKFIVSGGVSSIRGVPRESEQERLNDTGVG, from the coding sequence ATGCGTAACCTTGCGAATTACTTTCTGAGTGGGCTGCTGGTAGTGGCCCCCATTGCCCTCACGGTATACATTCTGATAGCCGCCTTCACTTGGCTCGACCACCTGTTTTACGTGGAAGGAGTACCGGGATTAGGACTAGTGCTGCTGGCCGTACTGATAACCAGTATCGGGTTTCTGGCCACTACTTTCCTGGTGCGGCCCTGGCTCACGATTACGCAACGAATGCTGCACCGCATGCCGCTGGTAGGCATCATCTACTCCAGCATTAAGGATCTGTTTGCTGCTTTTGTCGGTGATAACCAAAAGTTCAACCGGCCGGTGCTGGTGCGCACCAATTCTGAGCTGCCCGCTTATCGGATGGGCTTTGCGACCCAGGAAAATATTGTGGCCCTCGATCAGCCGCATCTGGTGGCAGTGTATTACCCGCACTCCTACAATTTCTCGGGCGAGCTGCAGTTGGTGCCCGTGGAGAGCATCACGTACCTAAATATCTCCAGCAGCGAGGCCATGAAGTTCATTGTATCGGGTGGGGTGTCTTCCATCCGGGGAGTGCCGCGCGAGTCGGAGCAAGAACGTCTTAACGATACCGGAGTAGGGTAA